In Scomber scombrus chromosome 17, fScoSco1.1, whole genome shotgun sequence, the following proteins share a genomic window:
- the LOC133997384 gene encoding adenylate kinase 7-like: MGDKNKQSRPKRIFINDVDRYSSKHIAKFLSTCTETSEDAEAEETSASPAGPPVFHIVATVSSSSKHETAKFLLEQYKSPSRDELLERLLECDVVVYNISENTTQQQVEEATWALTALQAQMENFKSRKMFILVSTVMTWAATKPQNPVSLEKIQANCPDEPDVLLTEEEFRRRRPHTSFKNHNNLEKLVLKLGRGKKSKLIGFVVAAGLQYGKGENLFHFFFKVSWLMLCPKVPVFGNGTNFIPMIHIYDLAGVIQNIIQLKPKSKYILAVNDAKNTLEEIVKMISDVLGPGEMNKLPEQKAITMKAFKPEELEYLSINLRLDAFIIKDSFNIRWTSETGMVENMESIVEEYQKTRQLLPVRICLVGPPAVGKTTIAEKLCKHYQIHHIKIQEVIEDKTTQLNEIVNGADTGYVSEDVVAAAQRQLENINRSKEMNEGRLPDHLVFDILQEKLSSKPCRNHGFVLDGFPKTYEEAKLIFSDEDMENQDSTSKAPLYNKKITPEHVFALNASDDFLTKRVQGLPENVAEKMCYTEDKFISRLMRYKQLSDAEETLLDFFDELEIHPEHIEVDTDDPEYTDVMKKITEMVGVPKNYGLSPEEQEEEDRRQEEERKQKVATEAAEKKRRNEATLAQMAARYEEWQKNLSEVKRQECELLEAHCIPLRNYLMKYVMPSLTEAMLECSKIKPEDPVDFLAEHLLRNNQQD, encoded by the exons ATGggggacaaaaacaaacaaagtcgCCCCAAACGTATTTTTATCAACGACGTCGACAGGTATTCCTCCAAGCACATCGCTAAG TTTTTATCAACATGCACAGAGACGTCTGAAGATGCTGAAGCAGAGGAGACGTCTGCCTCCCCTGCTGGTCCACCTGTTTTTCACATAGTTGCAACTGTGTCCTCTTCCTCCAAACATGAGACAGCTAAATTTCTGCTGGAACAATACAAG TCACCATCCCGAGATGAGCTTCTTGAGCGCCTGCTGGAGTGTGATGTGGTTGTGTACAACATCTcagaaaatacaacacaacagCAGGTTGAAGAGGCAACATGGGCACTCACAG CCCTTCAGGCTCAGATGGAGAACTTCAAGAGTCGGAAAATGTTCATCTTAGTCTCGACGGTGATGACGTGGGCCGCGACCAAGCCACAAAATCCGGTAAGCCTGGAGAAAATTCAGGCTAACTGTCCT GATGAACCAGATGTTCTGTTAACAGAGGAAGAGTTCAGAAGAAGAAGGCCTCATACCAGtttcaaaaaccacaacaaTCTGGAGAAACTTGTGCTCAAACTGGGCAGAGGT AAAAAATCCAAGCTTATCGGCTTTGTTGTAGCTGCCGGTCTTCAGTATGGAAAGGGAGAGAACctctttcacttctttttcaaG GTGTCTTGGCTGATGCTGTGTCCAAAAGTTCCTGTATTTGGAAATGGCACAAATTTCATCCCCATGATTCACATATATGACCTCGCAGG GGTGATACAGAACATCATTCAACTCAAGCCAAAGTCAAAGTATATTCTTGCTGTCAATGATGCCAAGAACACTTTGGAAGAGATTGTAAAG ATGATAAGCGATGTGCTTGGGCCAGGGGAAATGAACAAACTACCAGAACAGAAAGCCATCACTATGAAGGCTTTTAAG CCAGAGGAACTGGAATACCTGAGTATCAACCTCCGCTTGGATGCTTTTATTATCAAAGACTCCTTCAACATCCGCTGGACGTCTGAAACTGGGATGGTTGAGAACATGGAGAGCATTGTGGAAGAATACCAAAAAACCAGGCAGCTACTT CCAGTCAGGATCTGCCTTGTTGGACCTCCAGCTGTGGGTAAAACCACCATTGCAGAGAAGCTCTGCAAACATTACCAAATACACCACATCAAGATCCAAGAGGTCATTGAAGACAAGACCACACAACTG AATGAAATAGTGAATGGAGCTGACACTGGGTATGTCAGTGAAGATGTGGTGGCTGCTGCACAGAGACAACTGGAAAATATCAACAGAAGCAAGGAAATGAATGAAG GTCGACTCCCTGACCATCtggtttttgacattttacaagaAAAGCTCAGTTCAAAGCCATGTAGGAACCATGGATTTGTTCTTGATGGCTTCCCTAAGACTTATGAGGAAGCAAAGCTGATTTTCTCTG ATGAGGACATGGAGAACCAAGACTCGACGTCCAAAGCTCCTCTGTACAACAAGAAAATCACTCCAG AGCATGTTTTTGCACTAAATGCCTCTGATGATTTCCTGACAAAAAGAGTACAAGGACTTCCAGAGAATGTAGCAGAGAAAATGTGCTACACCGAGGACAAGTTTATCTCCCGTCTGATGAGATACAAACAACTCAGTGACGCTGAGGAAACCCTGCTGGACTTCTTTGACGAGCTTGAGATTCACCCAGAACATATTG AGGTGGACACAGATGATCCAGAGTACACAGACGTTATGAAGAAGATCACCGAGATGGTGGGGGTCCCCAAGAACTACGGCCTCAGCccagaggaacaggaggaggaggacagacggcaagaggaagagaggaagcagAAAGTGGCCACTGAAGCAGCTGAGAAGAAACGCAGGAACGAGGCTACGTTGGCTCAAATGGCTGCTCGGTATGAGGAGTGG cAGAAGAATTTGTCTGAGGTGAAGAGGCAGGAATGTGAGCTGCTGGAAGCTCACTGTATTCCCCTGAGGAACTACCTGATGAAGTATGTGATGCCCTCGCTCACTGAGGCCATGTTAGAGTGCTCCAAGATCAAACCAGAGGACCCTGTTGACTTTTTG GCTGAGCATCTTCTTCGAAACAACCAACAAGATTAA